One Thalassotalea atypica DNA window includes the following coding sequences:
- a CDS encoding metalloregulator ArsR/SmtB family transcription factor codes for MNSINKQTVLFLCTGNSARSQMAEALLRHKASDKFDVFSAGTQPDRVDRRTVDALSSFGVDAKSLRSKSVDVFEGQSFDFVITLCDKAMSECRSYPGAAKQLAWDFPDPKYRGGSNPFSVTLNELNNRLSMFLLVEEKLLESDENKEADNHDALSDQLTDFEPISFYKSLTDDIRLKTLMLTHYHGEICVCELMEALDEQSQPKVSRNLAVLKKANVITDRKHGQWVFYRINPALPLWAKSVIAQTTENNIPLINNPLQRLADMHNRPDKSSFC; via the coding sequence ATGAACAGTATAAACAAACAGACAGTGCTTTTTCTTTGTACTGGTAATTCCGCTAGATCACAAATGGCTGAGGCATTATTAAGACACAAAGCCAGTGATAAATTTGATGTATTCAGTGCTGGTACTCAACCAGATAGGGTTGACCGTAGAACGGTTGATGCATTATCAAGTTTTGGTGTAGACGCTAAATCTCTGCGCTCAAAAAGTGTGGATGTTTTTGAAGGACAGTCATTTGATTTTGTTATTACGCTTTGTGACAAAGCAATGAGTGAATGTCGAAGCTACCCTGGTGCAGCAAAGCAGTTAGCATGGGATTTTCCAGATCCCAAGTATCGAGGCGGTAGCAACCCTTTTTCAGTAACATTAAATGAATTGAACAATCGCCTATCGATGTTTTTGTTGGTTGAAGAGAAGTTGCTTGAAAGTGACGAAAACAAAGAGGCGGACAACCACGATGCACTTTCAGACCAGCTTACTGACTTTGAACCTATCTCGTTTTACAAAAGCCTTACCGATGATATTCGATTAAAAACCTTAATGCTGACACATTACCATGGTGAGATATGCGTATGTGAATTAATGGAAGCACTCGATGAACAGAGCCAACCTAAGGTTTCACGAAATTTAGCCGTGTTAAAAAAAGCGAATGTAATTACTGACAGAAAACATGGTCAATGGGTCTTTTATCGAATCAACCCAGCGCTACCATTGTGGGCAAAATCAGTTATTGCACAAACTACAGAAAACAATATTCCGCTGATAAATAACCCGCTTCAACGTCTAGCAGATATGCACAATAGACCAGACAAGTC